Genomic DNA from Salvia miltiorrhiza cultivar Shanhuang (shh) chromosome 1, IMPLAD_Smil_shh, whole genome shotgun sequence:
TCTCTGTACATGGCCTTAAAAACAGGCGTCCCATCGAACTGGTAGTACTTGCCCAGGATTGGTTTGATGGCCTTTGTTGCCTCCATCGCATGGTAGTGCGGCATGGTCGAGAACAGATGGTGTGCAACATGAGTATCTGTTATGTTATGGAAGATGGTGTTGAGAATGCCATAATCTCTGTCCATTGTGGCCAGGGCGCCGCGCAGCCAATCCCACTCTGATGAGTCGTAGTGAGGGAGGGAAGCGTGGGTGTGCTGCAAGAAAGTGATCAAGACGAGGAACCCATTGACCACAAGCAATGGGCCACCATAGACACAGAGAACCCAAGCAAGTCCTTTAGCTGCGCATAGACGGTACAGCCCATAGGTGGCAGCAAGAATGCCTGCATCAGAGAGGAAGATCTGAGCGCGCTCACGATCAGAGTAGATAGGACTCTGAGGGTCGAAGTGGCATGCAAACCGGTCGTAAGGCCTTCCGGAGACATTGAACATAAGGTACAGAGGCCAGCCTAGAGTGAGCTGGACAAAGAGAGTGATGACTCTGCCAGGTGGGTTGTTCAGGTACTTGGTAGACCAGCTGACCCCTGACTTGACCTTTGGGACAAACACCTCATCCTTCTCAAGTGAGCCAGTGTTTGAGTGGTGGCGACGGTGGCTGTACTTCCAAGAGAAGTACGGCACGAGGAGGAATGAGTGCAGGATTAGGCCGACAGTGTCGTCTAGCCATTGGTAATCACTGAAGGCGTGGTGGCCACATTCATGAGCGATGACCCACACACCAGTGAGGATGCAACCTTGGCATATCACATAAAGAGCCCAGGCTATGTAGGAGAGAGGCTGCGGGAGctgatggaagtagtttgtggCGACATAGTAAAACAGAGCGGCAATGACAAGGTCATATACGACATAGGAAAATGAACGAGGAATAGAACGCTTGAAACAATGGGGTGGAATGGCTTTCTTGATCTCACCGAGCGTAAATGGAGGCTTTGCATGCGGAACTCGTTGGACAACGTCGGATTTTGCCTTCTTATCGGCAGGGGGTACGGACATACGCCCTCCAGCACCCATTGTTCAGCGACCTGCAGAATCTAGGTAAGGTTGAAACTTAAATTATGAAACAACTATTTATAAGTTAACAAAATCAAATGAGTATACGTTTTCAAATCCAAACGGATCACGGAACTACATGAACAGTTCaattgacttaaattattatACTGCGCCAACTTATCTACACGCAGCTATTAATTATGGACCACACAAATTGAACTAATACTGAAACAAGTacaaataataaattacaaTTTGACCACTAAGAAGGGTGAGTGCATAATCCCTTAATTTCTCAAGAGATTAATTTCCAAATCAAGGAAGCACAGCCTAGAAACTGAACATCGGAATTGATAAATTTCATTGACTAACAAGCTCAAGGAAAGTATCCTGTCTCGATATTTATTACAAACAAGTCTACCTTAAGACGTACTTGGATCGTCAGTATCCTGAGTTAATATTTATAAAGAAGTCAAGCTTAAGACATACTTAAGATCATCAATTCTTAAAACACCTACAGTACTTTCTAAGATATATCTAACAGTATAAATTCCACAtgcttatattttatttatgttcgaCCTCACGTAAGAATAAAGTCACATGCTTATATCTAACAGGATATTCACAGAATGATAATCACAATAGCGACTAAGAGTATTTTGTAAAAGATCAAATAAGAAAAGATAAACTGGACCcagtttaattatataaatttctTTCATGCACGATATTTTTCTAAACATAGCTTTGACCGCgattaactaaaataattaaaaaggccTTTGATGTGACCCCTGGAAACTGCAGAGAAGGCTGTGCAGCTTAAGTATGCAAATTGCGTTCGTGCATTAATAAGCCCACTAATTGGACAATCCAGCATTATTACAACACCACCACGCTAGTTAAACAGCTGTTAGTTTTTTATTTGTCGCCCTTAAGCTAATTAACAGACTTAATAACAGAAACAGCAGCTGTCGTTTAGATTTCAGCCAAATGAAGCATTGAACATTTCATTGTCCGCCCATTTTTCATTGAAAACAATTCAAGCAATCACATCAAAAGGGTCGCTCCGAAAATAAGCCGATACTTGCTAGGGAAACCACTTTATGGACAAAGTAAGTTGGCAATACAATATCacataaaagaaaatattacaGAATATTTCACATTAAAATAgattaaatttaacaaaaatCCAATGTTGAAAATATTAAACCCAAGTAAACTGCAGATAGAATATTtactaaaaaacaaaaacaccgAAAGCTGAAGGCAGACATGGCCATCAAGCAGTTTGTCTTGTCTGCTAACTGCCCATGTGAAAAAGTTGAGGCTCTAACAAAATCCTTCCAACTACCAAACAAGCATTACAGAGTTTGAAAGTGGCAGAACACATACATGAAAGATACACAACAAGCTAATTATGAAAGTTGGAAATGAGACGACTGCTTAAAACGCACATATTCTATCTCATTAAGAAATCAATTGAATAAGAGAACAGATGAATTTCGTGCcgattaaattaattaacttttattagAGACTAGGAAAAAAAGGCGACCCAAGCACATGGTGGCCCGAAAAAGAGAAGGCAACAATAATGTCTCTGTTAACTTACAACTTGACCCCTGCACCAACCAAAACTATAATTAGATCCACATATGACTAGCCTGATTTACTTGACATTTACAAAGTTGGATTTTGTGgtaaaatactaaaaaaaaaggaaaaaagaaaaaagaaaacgagAATCTGAGAAAATCTGGATCTgccattaaaaaataaataaaaccaaatcACATCCAAGATGgatcaaaattatataattcagaTTGTGCATGATTGCCACAACAGCTGTAGATGTAATGGCATATATTTTATGTCGTTGATGACTAAAATATCTCAGATATTTCTGAGACTCATATGGAGATTCAACCCTCTCCACCACCCAGAAGaagaaaattattaaaaagtaaGATCAGAGAAAACTTTACTTTTTGTTCTTTTATTATTTCCCACAGTGCAGAAGTAAAGGAGCGGCCGAAACCGTGAAAATCAGCTCATCCATACCCAAACTCTTAAGACTTTAGATCCACAAATCAAGCCACATTAACAATTTTGTAAAATGTGATGCCCGAATTCACGGAGAGAGAAAAACCAAACAAACACCTCCAATCCATTCCGTTATTCCAGATACAGCATTTAAGCACAGCAGATCACTCAATAAACTCACATAAATCTCACACAATCGCATCCACAGCCAGCCAATCCAGATCTATTCACGTCTCTCCGGTAAtcagaacaaaaaaaaatcgcaTGCACAGCAAAAAATCGTCAAAAACTCCCAAACGATTAGGAGTCAAACAAAACAAATCACAAGAAGATCTACGCACATTCCCCAAATcaagcaaaaaagaaaaacagaaacAATCACGCATCCAACATTTAGGAAGAATCGAAACGCATTACAGCAGGCAGCAACAAAAAATGCAGAGGAAAAGAGAGGTACCTAAGAGGAGGAGGCGCGGTTTCTCTCTCCTGTTTGGAGGAGGGGTAGTGAGAGAAAGGAAGAGGTGCGGTGCGGTGCGGAGTAGAGTGGCCGGCACCACAGGCGTTATAAATAGAGGCGAGCTCACGGGAGTGCTAAAGCAATGGGCATCACTCGCTACTTAAATTGCTTTTGGTTTTTCCCTCCCCCCAAAAGGGCGGGCCCCACCCTAAATGCCCCCATGGACCCCACGCACCTAAATGCTGGTACCTGTTCTTGTTCTTTTTCTAATAAATCGGGCAATTTTGACCACTCCTAGTAATTTTCTTGTGTTGATTTAGATGtcatcttattttattttcaaattttaaattttaatgtgaAAGAAACAATTCTACTAATTGTTGTATTGAAGCATATTCCGATcgtatatttttatatacaaaAAATGATGACATTAGTTTTTATATTTTCCTGAATAAGTCCATGAAAAAAAAGTACCAATTTTTTTCAATGTTACAACTTACAAGTGTatacataatattattatgtatTTGTTGGGACCAGGTAACTAATCATATAGTTATTGGCTAGGGTTAACTAGCAAAATACTATTATTAAGATTtacagagaaaaaaaaattataatgttatATTTTGTGCAACTTCCTCAGTATCGTTTATAAAAATTGGGTAATTAACCTTCTCCTCCGTTAACAAGTCATTTTGGATGAGGTAAGTTGCCCAACTTTATGAATGATAAAATTGGGTAACGTTAGAGTTGTTTTGTTACTTAACTCtgcttattttatatttttaatatatgtttttttaattcaatattatatttttaataaatatatgaataagCTATTACATTAAGCATAATTTGTACattattgatattaatttatctataaattattGTATCatcatatactcccttcgtccacaaaagaacttcctaggagagagtgatacaagttttaagaaaaaaagttgttgaatgtattaAGAGTGAATAAAAAGTTATTGAGTacattggaagtggtgaaaaagtagAAAATAACTTGGTGGGGTATAGTTTAAAAATAAGTAGGAAGTTTTttatggacgtcccaaaaaaaagtaagaagttctttcgtggacgaagaGAGTGTATAATATGATTAGTTATTCAAGTTCCCCTTTTATTATGAGGCCCTATGTGGCATCATACATCCTTTATTGATATTTATCttcaaaatttcattttttacatttttttattcgtatatattttaaaaatcttgAATCTCACATTGAATTAACGAATTTAGTTGTTATCGCCGACTGAAAACctatataaaaaattagaaataacaTTAAAATATGATTTAGTCCTCCATCTTGCACCTATACttttttcattcttatttatctagatttttcatttaatctctttatattttgaatatatttaaattaaatgttttgtTAGAAAAATTGTACTATAATTATAGGATTTATATTGATTGATATACACAAAAAatctatttatataattttatatataaattaaatagtaAAAACACTTTAATATTTACTGCGAAAAAATAAATTGCTCCCTATTATTTATAAAGCTGTGCAAATAAATCCTCTTTCGCCTAATGATTGTTAACTCCTCGATAGACGAGGAGCATTATTTATCCAACTTTATGAACGATAGAGAATAAATTGCATAAAATATAATGTTAAGaagatataattatttttcagaATAAAGGTGTAGATTTCGTTACTTGATCCTTATTAACTAGTAAAACAGAAAATTGTTTTAGTAGGATCCAAGTAAATTGAATGTTGAGTGAATTTTAGTAATAGCATCCACGGTGAGCTAACTTGATAGCTAACATGATAGAAGGGGACCACAATAAGTTAAGAGGTTATAATCGggtgattttttatttaaatttaattgcataattttaaataacacactttacttcaaatttaaattgcattaattttaaaatcctaaaaattacataaaaaatttacataaatcttaaaaatttaaaaacatatcctaaaataactattccggcgctagaggtccgaaacgtgcccaaacgtgCTCGATCACATCATGTTGGAGCTGCGCATGTAtctgcctatctcggagaagtGCATCTCTTTGCACATATTGCTCGAAACAAACCGGGGTTGCTCGAGCACTCTCCATcgactcttgacgaagcaacgtCACTCCGGATATATGTCGTCGCACATGTAGTAGTCCATCTGGTAGTAGCGTTGGTTGGCCTCAAAGATCACCAGCGGTGCCGTTCCATCCAACACATCGGAGAACAGAGGCGACTGGTTcagaacgttgatgtcgttgtttaaACCGGCGACACCGAGaaaggcatgccaaatccacaaatcgtgggatgcaacggcctccaagatcaaggtgggctccccttgatcaccgCGTGTATATGCGCCATGCTACGCctttgggcaattcttccacgcccaatgcatacaatcaagactcccgagcatccAGTGAAATCCGTGTCGTGCCTCGTGCATCTGAAGAAGGCATTGGATGTCCGCCGCCGTAGGATGTCGAAGATACTTGGCACCGTATGCCCGGATGACAGCTCTACAAAATTTCTTTAGGCGTAGACGCCCCGTCGTGTCAGCGACATTGAGATGCTCGTCgaaagtatccgcactgactccggtggctaattggcggatagtcaccgtgcatttctgcaaatgCGTGAGAGAGTC
This window encodes:
- the LOC131000922 gene encoding delta(12)-fatty-acid desaturase FAD2, coding for MGAGGRMSVPPADKKAKSDVVQRVPHAKPPFTLGEIKKAIPPHCFKRSIPRSFSYVVYDLVIAALFYYVATNYFHQLPQPLSYIAWALYVICQGCILTGVWVIAHECGHHAFSDYQWLDDTVGLILHSFLLVPYFSWKYSHRRHHSNTGSLEKDEVFVPKVKSGVSWSTKYLNNPPGRVITLFVQLTLGWPLYLMFNVSGRPYDRFACHFDPQSPIYSDRERAQIFLSDAGILAATYGLYRLCAAKGLAWVLCVYGGPLLVVNGFLVLITFLQHTHASLPHYDSSEWDWLRGALATMDRDYGILNTIFHNITDTHVAHHLFSTMPHYHAMEATKAIKPILGKYYQFDGTPVFKAMYREVKECIYVEPDEGDENKGVFWYNNKL